Proteins found in one Trichoplusia ni isolate ovarian cell line Hi5 chromosome 14, tn1, whole genome shotgun sequence genomic segment:
- the LOC113500911 gene encoding uncharacterized protein LOC113500911 gives MSTSTSDHDMSDSSCSPMSFIRYSPHSSPSQQVPQLTTDLTELTCADNKRQFFKNAMAPKLYITEQPQNHFRFRYVSEMVGTHGCLLGKSNGTNRAKTHPTVELVNYTGKALIRCRLAQHNNPEEHPHKLLEDEQDRDMSYIVPDQGSYKVGFGGIGIIHTAKKDVAALLFKKFSEKCKNSNVAIKEKDLQVQCENLAKTINLNIVRLKFSAHDIDTGKEICEPVYSEPIHNMKSAATNDLKICRISLSSGSASGGDDVFILVEKVNKKNIMIRFFELDENGERSWTSVGQFMQSDVHHQYAIVFRTPPYKNPETPKDVRVFIELVRPSDGRTSEPKDFKYKANQAFKQIKKRKTGSSYCSIGSSSSGSLKSSCDIPVTVVNSQPQEDIVERNVEASSLYASPLLPQVQDAMSLNQCDLGSALYPAPRSESSHSSVSSPMWAQPQNVIPIEPPIVDLNLNSADFEQIPNAEPVSQVPEDMKQFLIEYMKSYGENLPDENFSMEIQPSLWVADSGRSKQGQAAKPAVSNNKTSDNNKTIKPEYPAFYKTEDGIEVKKIVKDLCEIIRDKKGFKKAEVRNRLERLFEIRLSNGDTFLHMTLCSNQQSLEYIVKIIHKVKATHLLDCANDKQQTTLHLAIANDMPKIVALLVSKGANPMLKDDEDLNAIHYAVKYKSCLEELLDTIKKNDVPCDLNEYNNEKQSPLHMAVVGGWAAGAARLLAAGARPGARDASGRTPLHLAAYDDRLEVMRALLDHVHTSEIDVTDDAGNTALQIVCGGATVRENTVAIAKLLLEKKAYPLKHEDCNESAWSLARKKPELKALLQSYVGQEFMDEDDIKSEPEDEFESADEGDYSECGLQELSLYAREVSVLVDVSGAWVSLAKRLRLDALLDWYAAQPSPTHTLLNHLKESRDDITSKSLAMILDDIGQTEAASVIRRYID, from the exons ATGTCGACAAGCACTAGTGATCACGATATGAGCGATTCTTCCTGCTCCCCAATGTCCTTCATCAGATATTCGCCGCACAGTTCTCCATCACAACAAGTTCCTCAGCTTACGACAGACCTGACCGAGTTAACTTGTGCTGATAACAAGCGACAGTTTTTTAAAAATG CTATGGCGCCAAAACTGTACATCACTGAACAACCTCAGAACCATTTTAGGTTTCGGTATGTAAGTGAGATGGTTGGAACCCATGGCTGTCTACTCGGAAAATCAAACGGTACTAATAGAGCGAAGACACATCCAACTGTTGAA ctTGTAAACTACACCGGTAAAGCCTTGATTAGATGCCGTTTGGCGCAACATAACAACCCTGAGGAACACCCTCATAAGTTGTTAGAAGATGAGCAGGACAGAGATATGAGTTACATTGTGCCTGATCAAGGGAGCTATAAAGTTGG gtTTGGCGGTATCGGAATTATTCACACCGCAAAAAAAGACGTAGCAGCGCTtcttttcaaaaagttttcagaGAAATGCAAGAACTCCAATGTCGCCATTAAAGAGAAAGAC CTACAAGTGCAATGCGAAAACTTGGCGAAAactatcaatttaaatattgtacgCTTAAAGTTCAGCGCTCACGATATCGATACTGGAAAAGAAATTTGTGAACCAGTGTATTCCGAACCTATTCATAATATGA aaagTGCAGCAACAAACGACTTAAAGATTTGCCGTATTAGTCTTTCCTCTGGAAGCGCTTCTGGCGGAGATGACGTATTCATTTTGGTTgaaaaagttaacaaaa aGAACATTATGATCAGGTTCTTTGAGTTAGACGAAAACGGTGAAAGAAGTTGGACTAGTGTTGGCCAATTCATGCAAAGTGATGTTCATCATCAATACGCAATCGTTTTCCG GACGCCTCCCTACAAGAATCCGGAAACACCTAAGGACGTCCGTGTCTTTATTGAACTGGTCCGACCATCGGATGGACGCACCAGTGAAcctaaagattttaaatacaaagcGAACCAAGCATTCAAACAGATCAAGAAAAGGAAAACTGGTTCATCTTATTGTTCGATTGGAAGTTCTTCGA gTGGATCCCTAAAGAGTAGTTGCGATATTCCAGTGACTGTTGTTAACAGT caacCACAGGAAGACATTGTTGAGCGTAACGTTGAAGCGTCTTCGTTGTACGCCTCACCGTTGCTGCCTCAG GTGCAAGACGCCATGTCTTTAAATCAATGCGACCTCGGCAGCGCATTGTACCCGGCGCCCCGCTCGGAGTCGAGCCACTCCTCGGTGTCCAGCCCGATGTGGGCGCAGCCGCAGAACGTCATCCCAATCGAACCACCCATTGTAGACCTTAATCTGAACTCGGCAGACTTTGAACAGATCCCGAATGCTGAACCCGTTAGCCAGGTGCCAGAAGATATGAAACAGTTTTTGATTG aATACATGAAGAGTTATGGTGAAAATCTTCCAGATGAA AACTTCAGCATGGAAATTCAACCATCTCTGTGGGTAGCTGACTCAGGACGATCAAAG CAAGGACAAGCAGCAAAACCAGCGGTTTCTAATAACAAAACGAGCGATAATAATAAGACAATCAAGCCAGAGTACCCAGCATTCTACAAAACCGAAGACGGAATTGAAGTGAAAAAG attgtGAAAGATTTGTGTGAAATAATCAgagacaaaaaaggttttaagaagGCTGAGGTCAGAAACCGACTAGAAAGGTTGTTCGAAATAAGGTTGTCAAATGGAGATAC ATTCCTCCACATGACACTGTGTAGTAACCAGCAAAGCTTAGAATACATTGTGAAAATAATCCACAAAGTAAAAGCTACGCATTTGCTAGACTGCGCGAATGATAAACAACAGACAACTCTGCATTTGGCCATTGCAAATGATATGCCAAAAATTGTGGCTTTGCTTGTATCAAAAG GCGCCAACCCAATGCTGAAAGACGATGAAGACCTAAACGCGATCCACTACGCTGTGAAATACAAATCTTGTTTGGAGGAACTTCTGGACACTATTAAAAAGAATGACGTGCCCTGTGATCTGAATGAATACAATAATG AGAAGCAGTCCCCGCTGCACATGGCGGTGGTGGGGGGctgggcggcgggcgcggcgaggctgctggcggcgggcgcgcggccggGCGCGCGCGACGCcagcggccgcacgccgctgcacctGGCCGCCTACGACGACCGCCTCGAGGTCATGCGCGCGCTGCTGGACCATGTGCACACG aGCGAGATCGATGTCACGGACGATGCTGGGAACACGGCATTACAAATTGTCTGCGGTGGTGCTACAGTAAGAGAAAACACCGTCGCAATCGCTAAACTACTACTGGAGAAAAAg GCATACCCTCTTAAGCACGAAGATTGCAATGAATCTGCTTGGAGTTTAGCAAGAAAGAAGCCAGAGCTTAAGGCGCTATTGCAATCCTACGTCGGGCAGGAGTTTATGGACGAAGACGACATTAAGTCGGAACCAGAAGATGAATTTGAATCAGCTGACGAAGGC GATTACTCTGAGTGTGGCCTACAAGAGCTATCGCTGTACGCGCGCGAGGTGTCGGTGCTGGTGGACGTGTCGGGCGCGTGGGTGTCGCTGGCGAAGCGACTGCGCCTCGACGCGCTGCTGGACTGGTACGCCGCGCAGCCCAGCCCCACGCACACGCTGCTCAACCATCTCAag gaatCCAGAGACGATATTACATCAAAATCTTTGGCTATGATTTTAGACGACATTGGACAGACGGAAGCTGCCTCTGTTATTAGGAGATACATCGACTGA